The sequence NNNNNNNNNNNNNNNNNNNNNNNNNNNNNNNNNNNNNNNNNNNNNNNNNNNNNNNNNNNNNNNNNNNNNNNNNNNNNNNNNNNNNNNNNNNNNNNNNNNNNNNNNNNNNNNNNNNNNNNNNNNNNNNNNNNNNNNNNNNNNNNNNNNNNNNNNNNNNNNNNNNNNNNNNNNNNNNNNNNNNNNNNNNNNNNNNNNNNNNNNNNNNNNNNNNNNNNNNNNNNNNNNNNNNNNNNNNNNNNNNNNNNNNNNNNNNNNNNNNNNNNNNNNNNNNNNNNNNNNNNNNNNNNNNNNNNNNNNNNNNNNNNNNNNNNNNNNNNNNNNNNNNNNNNNNNNNNNNNNNNNNNNNNNNNNNNNNNNNNNNNNNNNNNNNNNNNNNNNNNNNNNNNNNNNNNNNNNNNNNNNNNNNNNNNNNNNNNNNNNNNNNNNNNNNNNNNNNNNNNNNNNNNNNNNNNNNNNNNNNNNNNNNNNNNNNNNNNNNNNNNNNNNNNNNNNNNNNNNNNNNNNNNNNNNNNNNNNNNNNNNNNNNNNNNNNNNNNNNNNNNNNNNNNNNNNNNNNNNNNNNNNNNNNNNNNNNNNNNNNNNNNNNNNNNNNNNNNNNNNNNNNNNNNNNNNNNNNNNNNNNNNNNNNNNNNNNNNNNNNNNNNNNNNNNNNNNNNNNNNNNNNNNNNNNNNNNNNNNNNNNNNNNNNNNNNNNNNNNNNNNNNNNNNNNNNNNNNNNNNNNNNNNNNNNNNNNNNNNNNNNNNNNNNNNNNNNNNNNNNNNNNNNNNNNNNNNNNNNNNNNNNNNNNNNNNNNNNNNNNNNNNNNNNNNNNNNNNNNNNNNNNNNNNNNNNNNNNNNNNNNNNNNNNNNNNNNNNNNNNNNNNNNNNNNNNNNNNNNNNNNNNNNNNNNNNNNNNNNNNNNNNNNNNNNNNNNNNNNNNNNNNNNNNNNNNNNNNNNNNNNNNNNNNNNNNNNNNNNNNNNNNNNNNNNNNNNNNNNNNNNNNNNNNNNNNNNNNNNNNNNNNNNNNNNNNNNNNNNNNNNNNNNNNNNNNNNNNNNNNNNNNNNNNNNNNNNNNNNNNNNNNNNNNNNNNNNNNNNNNNNNNNNNNNNNNNNNNNNNNNNNNNNNNNNNNNNNNNNNNNNNNNNNNNNNNNNNNNNNNNNNNNNNNNNNNNNNNNNNNNNNNNNNNNNNNNNNNNNNNNNNNNNNNNNNNNNNNNNNNNNNNNNNNNNNNNNNNNNNNNNNNNNNNNNNNNNNNNNNNNNNNNNNNNNNNNNNNNNNNNNNNNNNNNNNNNNNNNNNNNNNNNNNNNNNNNNNNNNNNNNNNNNNNNNNNNNNNNNNNNNNNNNNNNNNNNNNNNNNNNNNNNNNNNNNNNNNNNNNNNNNNNNNNNNNNNNNNNNNNNNNNNNNNNNNNNNNNNNNNNNNNNNNNNNNNNNNNNNNNNNNNNNNNNNNNNNNNNNNNNNNNNNNNNNNNNNNNNNNNNNNNNNNNNNNNNNNNNNNNNNNNNNNNNNNNNNNNNNNNNNNNNNNNNNNNNNNNNNNNNNNNNNNNNNNNNNNNNNNNNNNNNNNNNNNNNNNNNNNNNNNNNNNNNNNNNNNNNNNNNNNNNNNNNNNNNNNNNNNNNNNNNNNNNNNNNNNNNNNNNNNNNNNNNNNNNNNNNNNNNNNNNNNNNNNNNNNNNNNNNNNNNNNNNNNNNNNNNNNNNNNNNNNNNNNNNNNNNNNNNNNNNNNNNNNNNNNNNNNNNNNNNNNNNNNNNNNNNNNNNNNNNNNNNNNNNNNNNNNNNNNNNNNNNNNNNNNNNNNNNNNNNNNNNNNNNNNNNNNNNNNNNNNNNNNNNNNNNNNNNNNNNNNNNNNNNNNNNNNNNNNNNNNNNNNNNNNNNNNNNNNNNNNNNNNNNNNNNNNNNNNNNNNNNNNNNNNNNNNNNNNNNNNNNNNNNNNNNNNNNNNNNNNNNNNNNNNNNNNNNNNNNNNNNNNNNNNNNNNNNNNNNNNNNNNNNNNNNNNNNNNNNNNNNNNNNNNNNNNNNNNNNNNNNNNNNNNNNNNNNNNNNNNNNNNNNNNNNNNNNNNNNNNNNNNNNNNNNNNNNNNNNNNNNNNNNNNNNNNNNNNNNNNNNNNNNNNNNNNNNNNNNNNNNNNNNNNNNNNNNNNNNNNNNNNNNNNNNNNNNNNNNNNNNNNNNNNNNNNNNNNNNNNNNNNNNNNNNNNNNNNNNNNNNNNNNNNNNNNNNNNNNNNNNNNNNNNNNNNNNNNNNNNNNNNNNNNNNNNNNNNNNNNNNNNNNNNNNNNNNNNNNNNNNNNNNNNNNNNNNNNNNNNNNNNNNNNNNNNNNNNNNNNNNNNNNNNNNNNNNNNNNNNNNNNNNNNNNNNNNNNNNNNNNNNNNNNNNNNNNNNNNNNNNNNNNNNNNNNNNNNNNNNNNNNNNNNNNNNNNNNNNNNNNNNNNNNNNNNNNNNNNNNNNNNNNNNNNNNNNNNNNNNNNNNNNNNNNNNNNNNNNNNNNNNNNNNNNNNNNNNNNNNNNNNNNNNNNNNNNNNNNNNNNNNNNNNNNNNNNNNNNNNNNNNNNNNNNNNNNNNNNNNNNNNNNNNNNNNNNNNNNNNNNNNNNNNNNNNNNNNNNNNNNNNNNNNNNNNNNNNNNNNNNNNNNNNNNNNNNNNNNNNNNNNNNNNNNNNNNNNNNNNNNNNNNNNNNNNNNNNNNNNNNNNNNNNNNNNNNNNNNNNNNNNNNNNNNNNNNNNNNNNNNNNNNNNNNNNNNNNNNNNNNNNNNNNNNNNNNNNNNNNNNNNNNNNNNNNNNNNNNNNNNNNNNNNNNNNNNNNNNNNNNNNNNNNNNNNNNNNNNNNNNNNNNNNNNNNNNNNNNNNNNNNNNNNNNNNNNNNNNNNNNNNNNNNNNNNNNNNNNNNaagtgttttggaacgaaggccctcgacggtccgtcgtgcctatgacggttcgtcctatttgtcgtcgagggtaaagAGAAGAGTAGCacaagaaattacacaagtatgggacgacggaatccatcacgggccgtcgtgaccctgacggtccgtcgcgtggtccgtcgacccagtcagtttttatcaaaataattttactgctcgaacctactaaacaggttgttacaatatatTAGTGATTgatatgtcatatatatatatatgaattttgtataaagtttagattaattgtgtattaaatttttaataaattgtatCAATTGTGTATGAAAGTACATTTTTGATTGTATGTATCAGTGAATTATATAGTATTTGTGTATGAATTGTGTTTGTAATTGATAtgttacatatatatgaattttgtataaacattgaattaattgtgtatgaaattgtatttttttgttgtatttatcAGTGAATTATATAGTAAGTGTGTAtgaattttgaatgaattttgtatgagtaattttataattttataatgtgGTGCACTAAATGTAATTTTAATGTTGTGAAATACGAAAATACATCGACTTTGAGATGGAGGGCATCCTATATGATATTTCTACTCTTTATATTGGTTTAGTTAATGTTATAATAACTTAACttaatatagaagaaaatataaattctattgagataaaatatattgttagcGAAATGTGTCCACCtattaaaattcataatgatGTTGGGGTAAAGGTTTTTCTAGATCAGATGAGGGTGAATTTGAATTTCTGTATAAAATATCCATTATGCATCAGTTTGAAAGATCGTGAGCTGTATAATGAAGGTCATGGAGTTATAATTACTGATAGAATAGATTCTGATGTTAGTTTATCACAGACTAACATTGATTTGTACTCCAACAATTCTATTTGTTTGATCGGAATGAATTTAGACGGAGATGTCAATGATAATAGTGAAATAgataatgatataatatgtgaCCATTCCAACCTTTTTGCAGCTGATAATcagatttataataataaagaaacacTTAAGGAGGTTATGAGGCATGTTGGACTTGTTGAAAAATTCAGTTTTCGTGTTGCGCGTTGTAATGCATCTAAGTAAgtgtacaaaaaaaattaagttatttttttattttatttgtttcactgtatataattgtaatgtatattttcttaattttgaaacaGTTATCACCTGAATTGTATTTCTAAAACTTGTTCTTGGATGATGAGGGCATCTAGtttgaataaatcaaatttattcaaaGTTTGGAAGCATATTGCTCAGCACACTTGTTCTGTTAGAGAAAGAGTTTATGCAAGACGTCAGGAGATAACTGACGTTGTTACTGTCTTGATAATGGAGAAGTATATTGATCCATTTATGGTATATACTCCAAAAGATATAGCTGATGATATGTTGAAATTGCATGGCGTTTCATTGACGTACATACAGGCATTGAGAGCTAAAGAAAAAGCAGTAAAGTTGGTGCGCGGAGATCAAGCATAGTCCTATGCAAAATTACCTGGTAATTTCGAAATAAGAATGAATTTAAAGATTACCCATTGAATTGGACTGTTATGTTTTCGTGTATtctttatgtataaaatatgtatattttttgtatgaattgGACTGTTATTTTCAggttatttttacattttggaGCAAACATATCCAGGATCcgttttgaaaattaaaaggaaagaaggTGATACATTTTTATACGCATTTATTGCGTTAGAAGCTTGTATTAGAGGTTAAGAATATTGTAGGCCAATTGTAGTTGTTGATGGTGCGGAATTAAAATGTTCATATGGTGGTACAATGTTAACTGCCAGCACAATGGATCCGGAAGGTAAATTTTtatcctatttaattttctgattatataatatagtgaaataatttataaattgtatttctgatttgtgatatatttttttaaaaaatcttgaGCAGGTCATATACTTCCGTTGGCGTATGCGATAGTAGATTCTGAAAACGATTCTTCATGGACTTGGTTCTTTGAGCAGTTTAAGGAAGCATATGGAGTTAGACAAAATATGTGTTTTATGTCGGATCGAAATGAAAGCATATGGAAAGGGACTGCTAATGTATATCCTGAATCAGAACATTATGCATGCATATGGCATCTGTCAGTCAATGTGTTGAAGAATTTCAATAGAAATACTGAAGATTTGAAGATTTTGTTCTTTACATTGGCAAAAGCTTATAGAAAACAACAGTTTGAGAAAATTATGGGAAGAATAGATCAGATAGATACGCGCATACGACCATACTTGTTTGATATTGGTTATAGCAAATGGTCAAGAGCTTACTCAAATTGTAAGCGCACATGGACCATGACTTCAAACATCGCGGAGTCATTGAATAATGTTAACAGGTCAGCAAGGAGGTTACCGGTGATTTCACTTCTTGAATTTATGAGGGTAACAATTCAGAGGTGGATTCACAAGCATAATGAGGAGGCTGATAAGACAACATCTATTCTGACCAAAAACTATGATATTTATCTACAGAATAGTATTGTGTTGTCGTGCAATATGAGGGTATATGTTtcattgtattgtatttttacttCCAAATATTTAGTGgcatgtataaaaaaaattacttttaaataggtgatatcttcaattGTTGATCTGCATGTTGTAGCTGAAGGAGCAAAGAAATACATAGTAAATTTGAACACAAGGATGTGTAGTTGCGGGAGATTTCAACATTATGAGATATCGTGTGGCCATGCAATTGCAGTTCTCCGATACAGGAAGTTACATGAAGCAGATTTCTGTTATGCTTTTTATAGCCTCAAGAATTTCAAAGATGCTTATGCCATTCCTGTTGAGCCTATCCCATGCGAGAGTACATGAGATATACCAAGTTATATTTCAGAGCCTAAAATGATGCCACCCGGTCCAAAAAGATCAGCGAGAAGACCCAAATTTGAATGCTGAAAGGGGTTCACTGATGTGAAATTCAAGAGGACAAAAAGCACATCTAGTAGATGCCATCAAGTTGGACACAATAGgaagacatgttcaaattatcctgttcaaaaaaaaaatttcctacTGTTACATCTGTGTTTTTGAGTATTTAAATTAAAgacatatgttttattttttttgattgagtcatattatttttcatacaatgttcatacaTTGTACATACAACTGTTCATATATATTAACATTTGTTACTGTTTTGTATATGAAAGTATAATATACCattaataagtcatataatattcatatagtATGAATACAGTTATTGCATATTGAAAGAGGactatatacaaaatttatacatttatacaagCAATATTTgcatataaaataatgtttgtTTATGTTCTACATATCAAagtataatatgatataattcatacaGTATTCATACCAGCAATATAAGTaacatttgtttttgttttgtatatgaaagtataaaatatcattcataagTCATATAAATCTTCATACAGTAttcattcaaataaaatttaatgcgTATTGAATAAGTAATTTATGCAAAAGTCATACAGATTTAATAaggtataattatatatttattcatattgtCATATTGAATCATATGTCAGTactatttcatataattttcatacattatgaatataaaaatttaacattaCATATTGAAAAGTGCAATTTATACAAAGATCATacacatttaaaaattataaatatatagtgAAGCAGACTgtcatttatataaatttcataaaaatatagtatatatataacatttgtCTATGTtctaaatatcaaattataatatgacattcataattcatataatgttCATACATGATTCAGACAGAGTTCCTATATTTGCATGTTGCgttcaaaatttatacaaagtgagacatatttaataaatagtaatattcattgataatttatttaaaacaatCATTATTACTAATAAAACACTGGGAAATTACATAAATAGTTCATAAGATAAAAAAACATGTCATTCAAAAAAATGTACAGTGTGCCATGAAGATTTCTACTTCCTATTACGAAATTTTGGAGTAGGATAATTGGTGGTGTCCATAACTTGTTCTTTATGAGTTCGAGGTCCACCCTTCTTGCTAACAACTGTTCCCGTAACTTCACTTTCACTTATTGCGCCTTCATCATTCTTTGATTTTGCATAATGCCAAAGTAATGTACCATATCTTTGACGATGATATTTTGAATCGATATCAATATGAGATACATCAAAAACACCATTGCTCATGTATTCGGCAAAGAGATATGTGCATAGACCACAATCActgtaaaaaattgaaattagaaaaaatttataatgactATAAAGCAATGTAATTtaagatgaagaaaatataatataacaagtATACATACTTGGAACTTTCTTCTTGTTGAGGAACATTTGTCACATGCTTGATACTGAGAGGTTCGGAATGAGACTTCTGTTGATAATCAGGGAGATTATTCGCATACAAATCAAGTATTTTGCCATAAAACCCTGTGCTCGTCAGAAATAATGGAATCATGATTGCAAGTTTATCAACagcttctttaatttttctggAGTGAACAGATCCTCCCATCATCGAATCATAGACATATAGACATCTACGGTTGATCCGGAATACAACAAGGAACCAATGGAATTTGTTGATTATGTTGACTGGGATGATTACTTCGTCAACCCAATCCCAAGGAATGTTAGCAAGTAGCTTAAATCCTCTAATGCATTGTCCAACATCATGTTCGGTGAAATTCATCTCATGTCACATTTTGACTGTCTCCACTGTTTCTCAATGTTATCAATCCACGCCATAAACCAACAATCAACAGTACTGTAAGAAGTGACTCTCTGAGAATATTTAGCCTTCTTTCGGAGATAATACATTATTGTATTAATAttctgtttcaaaaaaaaataaaaaaaaaaataatacagtTGATACCTCATGCTTAAAGTATACATTACAAATATATCCAAATGTTTCATACACAATTCACACATAATTCATACAAAACAATAATCATATGTATATCACTGCAAATCAAAATCAGAATAAGTAAGTCAAAAAATGTCTTACCCCGTCCTCCCAAGGTCTGCCCGGTTGACTCATTATgtggaaaaaaatcattttctccGATTTTGACAATGCCAAagtccatttgaggatgaaatgtATTTTTAACCTTGGAATATGTTGCTTTCctgtatatatttaaataagtattatatgaattgttgatttgttaaattaaagaaaataattttgttcatCAGCGTTTGTACCTGCCACGCCTGCTTGACACATCTTTAAAAACCCATTTATTGAACACCTCAATCATGTCATATGGAACATCAAACCCATTGTGATTTTGGATTGGatgtttgatttgaaagaaTATAGGTACTCTATTTGAACTGTGTTCCCCTTCCGACATTCTGATATAAGGAGAAGAATCGTATTTTTCTAGATTCTTATGTCTTGTTTGCACATTTGGAGTTGTGGTAGCATTAAGAATTGGATCAAGTGCGATGATTTGTGTCATAGTAAAATCAGGATAATCGTCCAATGTTGGTGGTTTTGATGTTGATGTTATAGGTGCGTCAACGTTGAAACAACCATCAGTTGACTTTTGAGCTTCatgtacataaaaaataaataattatataaaaataattttttaaatttacatatatgtgctaaaaatgaatatatcgTACCAGCTGTGTTTGACATTTGGACGTGTTGCCCAATTGAAAATGTAGGCATAGCTGTTGGATCAGATTGTGCAGCATGTTGATTGGCGTTGTcctgaaaataatttttcagataatatgaaatttttgcaGATATTAATGTATTCTGTATTAtttgtaagaaataaattagTAGATTGCAAATCAAAAAAACTTGGATATATGTTTAATAcatcattttttcattaatcatacatattttcaaaatacaaatttcatacatGATTAATAcaaaacatttatatataaataatgaatatatactcatttcatacatattagatacaatatatatacataattcacatatatatatgtatgatgtgtttttatgtttgttcaTTTAATAGTGAAAACAGTGacgataaataaataaaaaactagtataaaaacatcaatttatataGTTATCAAACAATATTCATacacaaaatatacatatatttataccTCTGGTTGTTCTTCTGGTATTTGTTCTCCTCTTGACAATCGAATCTCTTTAATTATCAG comes from Solanum pennellii chromosome 1, SPENNV200 and encodes:
- the LOC107018736 gene encoding uncharacterized protein LOC107018736, which produces MSDRNESIWKGTANVYPESEHYACIWHLSVNVLKNFNRNTEDLKILFFTLAKAYRKQQFEKIMGRIDQIDTRIRPYLFDIGYSKWSRAYSNCKRTWTMTSNIAESLNNVNRSARRLPVISLLEFMRVTIQRWIHKHNEEADKTTSILTKNYDIYLQNSIVLSCNMRVISSIVDLHVVAEGAKKYIVNLNTRMCSCGRFQHYEISCGHAIAVLRYRKLHEADFCYAFYSLKNFKDAYAIPVEPIPCEST